A single region of the Treponema primitia ZAS-1 genome encodes:
- a CDS encoding DNA primase family protein, with product MSYDTNYAPHTAAEFHEKRNIQEQDNDLFRVHMLKAGLFQFTDATNAERLMEKYGTDIRYVPEWKKWLVWNGSYWKVDKGALIHQKGLEMIRSIYDEILKTVDYHEKDVIEKAAIQSESTRRREAFIKAASLIPKLNIEVNDLDKDPFLLNVKNGTIQVTTGEFRGHRQEDFITKMANVSYEPAAECPLWEQFIREIMEFKGGLVSFWQTALGWGITGDTSEQVMFILIGNGANGKSTCINVIMHVLGDYATSTPTETFMRRQGDGISNDIAHLRGMHFVATTEAEQGRRLSESLIKQITGNDRMTARFLYGEYFDFFPTFKIFMATNHKPTISGTDHGIWRRIRTIPFNTTIDESKRDLHLGDKLIAESSGILNWLIKGAMRWKTEGLTIPAEVKNATDEYREEMDIIGSFIKDRCDQKPGVRIRSRELFKCYQDWCEENNEHACSEKFFGMRLKELGIGQKRTSEARHWVNITIKE from the coding sequence ATGAGTTACGACACAAATTATGCGCCGCATACCGCCGCAGAATTCCACGAAAAAAGGAATATCCAGGAACAGGACAACGATTTATTCCGGGTTCATATGCTTAAAGCAGGGTTGTTTCAATTTACCGATGCGACCAATGCCGAACGGCTTATGGAAAAGTACGGTACAGATATTCGGTATGTCCCGGAATGGAAAAAATGGCTGGTCTGGAATGGTTCCTACTGGAAAGTAGACAAGGGCGCTTTGATTCATCAAAAAGGTTTAGAAATGATCCGCTCTATCTATGATGAAATTCTAAAAACCGTCGATTACCATGAAAAAGACGTTATTGAAAAGGCGGCAATACAGAGTGAATCGACGCGGCGGCGTGAAGCCTTTATCAAAGCGGCAAGCCTTATTCCCAAGCTGAACATTGAAGTGAATGATTTGGATAAAGATCCTTTTTTGCTCAATGTCAAAAATGGGACGATACAGGTGACCACCGGAGAATTCCGGGGACACCGGCAGGAAGACTTTATCACCAAGATGGCAAACGTCTCGTATGAGCCTGCGGCAGAATGTCCCCTCTGGGAGCAATTTATCCGGGAAATAATGGAGTTTAAAGGTGGGTTGGTTAGCTTTTGGCAAACCGCCCTTGGTTGGGGTATAACGGGCGACACCAGTGAGCAGGTCATGTTTATCCTTATCGGCAATGGCGCAAACGGTAAAAGTACCTGTATCAATGTGATCATGCATGTCCTGGGGGATTATGCGACTTCTACCCCAACTGAGACTTTTATGCGGCGGCAAGGGGATGGAATCAGCAATGACATTGCCCACCTCCGGGGTATGCATTTTGTTGCTACCACAGAAGCGGAACAGGGACGGAGATTGTCGGAATCCCTGATTAAACAGATCACCGGCAATGACCGGATGACCGCCCGGTTCCTATACGGGGAATATTTTGATTTCTTTCCGACTTTCAAGATATTTATGGCCACAAACCATAAGCCAACAATCAGCGGGACCGATCATGGGATTTGGCGGCGGATCAGAACTATCCCCTTTAATACCACGATTGACGAATCAAAAAGGGATCTGCATTTAGGGGATAAACTTATTGCTGAATCTTCAGGAATATTAAACTGGCTTATTAAAGGGGCCATGCGGTGGAAAACAGAAGGGCTGACCATACCTGCGGAGGTGAAAAATGCTACCGATGAATACCGGGAGGAAATGGATATTATCGGCAGCTTCATAAAGGATCGCTGTGATCAGAAGCCGGGGGTGAGAATACGATCACGAGAGCTTTTCAAATGCTACCAGGACTGGTGCGAAGAAAACAATGAACATGCTTGTTCTGAAAAGTTCTTTGGGATGCGTTTAAAGGAGCTGGGAATTGGACAGAAACGAACCAGCGAAGCGCGGCATTGGGTGAATATTACGATTAAGGAATAG
- a CDS encoding helix-turn-helix domain-containing protein, with translation MLLNIKQAAGELGISEVTVRRLIRLRRIPYRKIGGVYRFTEDDLTQFITTVRVPSVQEAQQCGRPEV, from the coding sequence ATGTTACTAAACATTAAACAGGCAGCTGGAGAACTGGGTATCTCCGAAGTAACGGTACGCCGTCTGATCCGTCTGCGGCGTATCCCCTACCGGAAAATTGGCGGTGTCTATCGGTTTACCGAAGATGACCTTACCCAATTTATCACCACTGTCCGGGTCCCTTCGGTTCAGGAGGCGCAGCAATGCGGCAGACCAGAGGTCTGA
- a CDS encoding tyrosine-type recombinase/integrase codes for MRRFYLHKRGSVFYAELITTAGVKLNARSTGKRTRDEALLVVADWLKDGLPVVKQPGYLAGTESSKNKPISVVADRAGILSAIKKAVLERDDAFAIVVALKAKGLIDIPVVPTGKGNVKFIDYLKEFWDYEKSPYVRDKLAHGHSIGRHHCMLNHGRVINYWEPFFKDRALNSITRQDIKIFSLGLSDTGRSPSTINGIMVLGTSALSYAAQEGYIPLDPCKGIARFSGKPAKRGILTENEAVAIFNLEWTEKRAYLANKVAATTGMRSGEILALRREDIGEQSLHIRHSYSRLDGLKTPKNGDERKAPLYPEIKAELLALADEAETLHGKGAYIFYSLTNDKPCQDDLILDGLHDAIEKLNEKFEKEGREQEKIDRKARNIVFHSWRHYWAARMSDRMTAEQLTRITGHKSRAVFDQYADHITEDNIKEVSNVGREVFGGILKFPEQKGA; via the coding sequence ATGCGCAGGTTTTATTTGCATAAGCGGGGCTCGGTGTTTTACGCCGAGCTTATAACGACCGCCGGGGTCAAGCTCAATGCGCGGAGTACGGGCAAGCGGACACGGGACGAAGCCCTTTTGGTAGTAGCCGACTGGCTCAAAGACGGCTTACCCGTGGTTAAGCAGCCGGGCTATCTGGCCGGGACGGAAAGTTCCAAAAACAAGCCCATAAGCGTTGTTGCAGACCGGGCCGGGATTCTTTCGGCTATCAAAAAGGCCGTCCTGGAACGGGATGACGCCTTTGCCATCGTGGTGGCGCTCAAAGCCAAAGGTTTGATAGATATTCCGGTTGTTCCAACCGGAAAGGGAAATGTCAAATTTATTGATTATCTCAAGGAATTCTGGGACTATGAAAAAAGCCCCTATGTCCGGGATAAACTTGCCCATGGGCATAGTATCGGGCGGCATCACTGCATGTTAAACCATGGCCGGGTGATAAACTACTGGGAACCCTTTTTCAAGGATCGGGCATTGAATAGTATCACCCGGCAGGATATCAAAATATTTAGCCTTGGCCTTTCAGATACCGGACGTAGCCCCTCAACCATAAACGGGATAATGGTCTTGGGTACTTCCGCCCTTTCGTATGCTGCCCAAGAGGGGTATATTCCGCTTGACCCCTGCAAGGGCATTGCCCGGTTTAGCGGGAAACCTGCAAAGCGGGGGATCCTAACCGAAAATGAAGCCGTGGCTATATTCAATCTTGAATGGACGGAAAAGCGTGCATATTTGGCAAATAAGGTGGCGGCAACTACCGGGATGAGATCTGGGGAGATTCTGGCGCTGCGGCGTGAGGATATCGGGGAGCAAAGCCTGCATATCCGCCATTCCTATAGTCGCCTGGACGGACTTAAAACCCCAAAGAATGGCGATGAACGCAAAGCCCCTTTGTACCCCGAAATAAAAGCCGAACTACTGGCGCTTGCTGATGAAGCGGAAACCCTGCATGGAAAAGGCGCCTATATTTTCTACAGCCTAACCAATGACAAGCCCTGTCAGGATGATTTGATTCTTGACGGTCTCCATGACGCAATTGAAAAACTGAATGAGAAGTTTGAAAAAGAAGGCCGGGAACAGGAAAAAATTGACCGGAAGGCGCGGAATATCGTTTTCCACAGTTGGCGGCACTATTGGGCGGCGCGGATGAGTGATCGGATGACTGCGGAGCAGCTAACCCGTATTACCGGGCATAAGAGCCGTGCAGTCTTTGACCAATACGCCGACCATATTACCGAAGATAACATCAAGGAAGTCAGCAATGTTGGGCGCGAAGTATTCGGGGGCATTTTAAAGTTTCCGGAACAAAAAGGGGCATAA
- a CDS encoding UPF0175 family protein — MSDTYQLTIELPQTVKDMLPDAAEEAKRLIAMKLYQNGGVSVAWAAEVAGMNRYSFADLLADNNIPIRQQTLEQVMADVESLKQLRDK, encoded by the coding sequence GTGTCAGATACATACCAGTTGACCATTGAACTTCCTCAAACCGTAAAAGACATGCTACCCGATGCTGCAGAGGAAGCGAAACGACTAATCGCAATGAAGCTCTATCAGAATGGCGGCGTAAGTGTCGCCTGGGCGGCAGAAGTCGCTGGTATGAATCGATATTCCTTTGCTGACCTCCTTGCAGATAATAATATCCCCATACGGCAGCAGACTTTAGAGCAAGTAATGGCTGATGTGGAATCCCTTAAGCAGCTAAGGGACAAGTAG